In the Plasmodium gaboni strain SY75 chromosome 13, whole genome shotgun sequence genome, TTGGCAAACTTATAAGTGTATcaaatgaagaaaaagataatattatatcttttatgacagttattaatattaatcagtatgatgaaataaaaaatttgaaaGAATTCCttataaacaaaattaaaaaaattgacaataataataataataatagtaataataataataataataataatagtaataatgttgatttatataataatatacaagaattaaaaaatattttgtcaaataatgatataCATGTAGGTTTAATTATTTCTAATAGAATTATTAATTGCCCTATTAAATTAATTcctttattatatgaaaatgtTTATGAAGATATAATGTGGTCACAACAAATTCAAGATATGGATCcagaagaaaaaaaattctatttttttgattACTTACTTTTTTATACTAAAGCATACAAAcaaaatttaaatgatgatttaattttttctaattatgaagaacaatatttttttaataaatgtattCATTATGTTATGTggaataataataatataaagaaattttttgaaattCAAAAAGACCAAAAAAAGGAACTCGCGTGTAAAGAGTATTTGATTCTTTTTCTTGTTCCTATGACTATCGTCAAGGATGTAATAACCACAATAAGTTCAATTACTaattgataaaaaataaaatatatatatatatgaaatataagGTACTAcactatatatatatatatatatatatatatatatatgtatatatatatatatgtatatatatatatatattttttttttcttttttttttatgatataattcattatatatgtgcacatacatatatatttacatatatctattctttttttttttttttttttacatttatatttttgagtgataaaaaaaaaaaataataaataaataacagctttataaaaaatttgaaaGGCCTAACATTTAAAATGTCTCcttatgataataatatgtaattGTCTCTGCCACTTTTTTCAGTTAGAACCTGCCTTGAATTTTGTTCACCATCTTCAGCAAATGAAGCTAAAGACTCTTTCATATATcgttttatattttttgatttgGAACCAAATTGTATagctttttttttaaaaaacataacatctttaaaatttaaaaaataaatagaCATCCTAAGAATCCActtattcattttttgaGTTTTCATAcgttcatatataatatgacATTCATTCAATTTATGTGAATCAAGATAATTGTATTGTTcttcataatatattaaagtATCCTcatctatatattttttatttaatatgttatataattcttcCTTTTCTTGTTCTATCAGAAGAATATctttatcatcataatttaattttttatttttgtttcCTCCTTTTATgttatcttcattttttataatatatccTATGGGTCTTTCAATAATGCAAAATGGTAAAGAAAATAAGAAATTAATCATAAGCATATCTAAATATggataaaaaataatttttttttttaaacttgaaaatgatataacACGATCATCACGATATAAATTTCTTATCCAGATTCTTCTAATATCTTTAATCATCTCAcacattttataatttttttttatttttgctaattttttattaaaattattttgtcTGTAATATCCTCCAAATAATTCATCTGCTCCACTACctattattaataattcatgattacaaatataaaacgatttttctctttcttctttattattaaatggataatacatatttttattaaaataattcaaatgGTCATCATTAtgaataaatttttttttttttttttcttcacTTTCATTACTGTCTTCATTAGAATCATTATATGTAGGGTCACCatttataaacattttattttgattgATTTTTTTACTTTCTTTTGACGAAAATaagttttttattttttcaatattatgt is a window encoding:
- a CDS encoding hypothetical protein (conserved Plasmodium protein, unknown function), which gives rise to MKIKKELKSSEDKVQIKKEEKFKKPINKKSNLNNNIKQHALKKTEKDIKKKKKKKKKKKKIKKIKNKEEKKNNINNINKIKQININESTNKKSIENKNDKQFNDEDLVVDFELIDPDEIYKENIYILLKGCELFYNITCFDNLLNIICEQQNIGKLISVSNEEKDNIISFMTVININQYDEIKNLKEFLINKIKKIDNNNNNNSNNNNNNNNSNNVDLYNNIQELKNILSNNDIHVGLIISNRIINCPIKLIPLLYENVYEDIMWSQQIQDMDPEEKKFYFFDYLLFYTKAYKQNLNDDLIFSNYEEQYFFNKCIHYVMWNNNNIKKFFEIQKDQKKELACKEYLILFLVPMTIVKDVITTISSITN